A portion of the Salvelinus namaycush isolate Seneca unplaced genomic scaffold, SaNama_1.0 Scaffold2600, whole genome shotgun sequence genome contains these proteins:
- the LOC120039235 gene encoding golgin subfamily A member 6-like protein 6 — MVQYVWTELFRDTTPLRRFFPTEKTIHAVMAQVIAEEHYSNIDLVNLLPWANRTAQDDFCTETTELHRPRTHQPHNSSQLPSLNVCRQGKENTDSIQKKRTKKRLNEKGTQVELGMREDIHDLDLAHWRLARQTWRTERGNMREIKALYGEIFRLHQLLEEIGVDKGVIKQRSTSSILCPVSPTLPAFHRYNLHRYLANSQSEPDQHAAGTQKDPSKKHSIFPPLDTQSCTSPDKWPHSQSKKSHPHASHRFAVPSHPLASGPPARMRQIHPHVHPRSSLTGQEKVKEEVYRPEITSSEEMSEEVKRRGAEIANMYKAQLKERMAQKRKEEILKKRVNNDDKNDDTEASCSSAVEQSNTPATAPERPASPDATPVAAREDTQGETQQDLADVVNVLKRQSSDLYLPDDVCEESLTWKSIYEELCPLAHRVNTEADYIKALRVITEKAVTPSCSSEDDVSQSMSEDTSQEGSSESEESMSGQQQRCLLREPYGERDRKEIDSGKMEGRYATANAMSVMVSRGREELNAMSYADRIKYFKDEAKRNEEMMKIERRKEKARDEELKKWEKRQKKLKKLNEEERKRTENMEKNKLEEQRKREKAEMKLKIEHEKKRQEQEKKREKKERKKQEMQQKARAKEEKKRTEEEKKMEKKRAEMLKKIEKQRMEEERNRKKERMKVLEMQQKAREKEEKRRKEEQKRRLKIQQEQEKEEQKRQTRIWDEDKKRAELQRIKDHEARFKMEMEKLYEREERNAQIEREKRRALCQKKGQTQRAKQVVAYEVTASTSDASVRREEREQRPETAHTQSAKRRTRKKQKKAADEALTTFE; from the exons CCATGGGCAAATCGGACTGCACAGGACGATTTCTGCACAGAAACTACTGAACTCCACAGGCCCAGAACACACCAGCCTCACAACTCCTCACAACTCCCCAGCCTTAAT GTGTGTAGGCAGGGCAAGGAGAACACCGATTCAATCCAGAAGAAGAGGACAAAGAAGAGGCTAAATGAGAAGGGAACCCAGGTTGAACTAGGCATGCGGGAGGATATCCATGACCTTGACCTCGCCCATTGGAGATTGGCTAGACAGACATGGAGAACTGAGCGAGGAAACATGAGGGAGATTAAGGCGCTGTATGGAGAAATATTTAGGCTGCACCAACTCTTGGAGGAG ATTGGGGTGGATAAAGGGGTGATCAAGCAGCGCTCCACCTCCTCCATTCTTTGTCCCGTCTCCCCGACACTGCCAGCTTTCCACAGGTACAACCTCCACAGgtacctcgccaacagccaatcgGAGCCTGACCAGCATGCTGCCGGCACCCAGAAGGACCCATCTAAGAAACACTCAATCTTTCCCCCTCTGGACACACAGAGCTGCACCTCCCCTGATAAATGGCCTCATTCTCAGTCCAAGAAGTCACACCCACACGCTTCACACCGATTTGCTGTCCCATCCCACCCCCTGGCTTCCGGCCCTCCTGCCCGGATGAGACAGATCCATCCGCATGTCCACCCCAGATCCTCATTGACTGGCCAGGAAAAGGTCAAGGAAGAGGTCTATAGGCCAGAAATTACATCGTCTGAGGAAATGTCTGAGGAAGTTAAACGGAGAGGCGCAGAAATTGCGAATATGTATAAAGCACAGCTGAAAGAGAGGATGGCCcaaaagagaaaggaagagattCTGAAGAAAAGGGTAAACAACGATGACAAGAACGATGACACTGAGGCCTCCTGCTCCTCTGCAGTAGAACAATCCAATACCCCTGCCACAGCCCCCGAGCGCCCGGCCAGCCCAGACGCCACGCCAGTGGCCGCCCGAGAGGACACTCAGGGGGAAACCCAGCAGGACCTGGCAGACGTTGTGAATGTGCTCAAGAGGCAATCATCTGATCTATACCTGCCTGACGACGTTTGTGAGGAGTCACTCACATGGAAGTCCATTTACGAGGAGCTGTGCCCGCTCGCTCACAGGGTGAACACAGAAGCTGACTACATCAAGGCGCTCCGCGTCATCACTGAGAAGGCTGTGACTCCCTCGTGCTCGTCTGAGGATGATGTGTCTCAGAGTATGAGTGAGGACACAAGTCAGGAGGGGAGTAGTGAAAGTGAGGAGAGCATGAGTGGACAACAGCAGAGATGTCTACTCAGGGAACCTTATGGTGAGAGGGACAGGAAGGAGATTGATAGTGGTAAAATGGAAGGGAGATATGCAACCGCCAATGCAATGTCTGTGATGGTGAGCCGAGGGAGAGAAGAACTTAATGCCATGAGCTATGCAGACAGGATCAAATATTTCAAGGACGAGGCTAAGAGAAATGAAGAGATGATGAAGATTGAAAGGAGGAAGGAAAAAGCCAGGGACGAAGAGCTCAAAAAGTgggaaaagagacagaagaaatTGAAGAAATTGAATGAGGAGGAAAGGAAAAGGACAGAAAATATGGAAAAAAACAAGTTAGAGGAGCagaggaaaagggagaaggcagagatgaAACTAAAGATCGAACATGAGAAAAAGAGACAAGagcaagagaaaaaaagagagaaaaaagaaagaaagaagcagGAGATGCAACAGAAGGCCCGTGCAAAAGAAGagaaaaagaggacagaggaagagaaaaagatggagaaaaagagggCAGAGATGTTGAAAAAGATTGAGAAacagaggatggaggaggagaggaacaggaaaAAGGAGAGAATGAAGGTGTTGGAGATGCAGCAAAAGGCacgagagaaagaagagaagaggaggaaagaggaacaGAAAAGGAGATTGAAGATACAGCAGGAACAAGAGAAGGAGGAACAGAAAAGGCAGACAAGGATATGGGACGAGGATAAGAAGAGAGCAGAGCTTCAAAGAATAAAAGATCACGAGGCCAGGTTCAAGATGGAGATGGAGAAACTgtatgagagagaagagaggaatgcACAGATTGAAAGAGAAAAGAGGCGTGCGCTGTGTCAGAAAAAAGGGCAGACACAGAGAGCAAAACAGGTGGTGGCATACGAGGTCACAGCGTCTACATCTGACGCCTCTGtgcggagagaagagagggagcagCGTCCAGAGACCGCTCACACACAGTCTGCGAAGAGGAGAACAAGGAAGAAGCAGAAGAAAGCGGCGGACGAGGCATTGACAACTTTTGAGTAG